CGCGGCGATCGGCACGGCGCTCCCGGTGCCTGCCGGCGCCCGCGTCGTCGACGGCGGCGGCACCGCCTACCTGTCGCCCGGACTGGCCGACATGCACACGCATTCGACGACGAAGCAGGACATGGCGGTGTACCTCGCGAACGGCGTGACGACGGTGCTCAACATGGGGGATGCCACGCAGGAGTTCGTCGCACAGATCCGGCCGGCGATCGAAAGCGGCCGCATCCCCGGTCCGCACGTGGTGGTGGCGTGGCGCGTCGACGGTACGCAGCGCTACGGAGGTCTGGTGCTGACGACACCCGACGACGCGCGGGCGCTGGTCCGCTTGGCGCAGACGAACGGCTATGCCTTCGTCAAGGTCTACAACGACCTGTCGAAGGACGTGTTCGAAGCGCTCATCGACGAAGGCCGGCGCCGGCACGTGCCCGTGGTCGGCCATGGCGTCACCAGCGTCGGCATCCTGCGCCAGCTCGCGGACGGCCAGGTGCTGGTCGCGCATACCGAAGAGTTCCTGTATACCGCCTTTTCGCAGGCGCCCGCGGCACACCCGAACCAGGCCCCTGCCGATGCCGAGATTCCGGCCATGGTCCGCAGCGTCCTCGCCACGCATGCCTACGTGACGGCGGACCTGAATACGTACGCGACCATCGCCCGCCAGTGGGGGAAGCCGGCGGTCATCGACGCCTTTCTTGCGGCGCCGACGACGCGCTACCTGTCGCCGGACCGCCGGCTCGGTTGGCGCAACGACGATTACATCCGGCGCAAGGGCGAACTGGATACGCGCCTGGCCTTCCTGGCCCGCTTCACAAAGGCGCTGGCCGACGGCGGCGTACCGCTCGTCGTCGGCACGGATGCGCCGAGCATTCCCGGCCTCGCGCCGGGATTCTCGGTGCACGATGCGCTCGACCGGCTCGTCGCCGCGGGCTTGACGCGCCGGCAGGCATTGGCGGCAGCGACGCGCACGCCCGGCGAATTTTTTGCCAGGTATGTGCCCGGCACGCAGCCGGCCGGCGTGCTACGGGCGGGCAACCGCGCCGACATGCTGCTCAGCAGCGGCAATCCGCTCGACGATCTGGCCACCTTGCGCAAGCCGCTCGGCGTCATGGTGTCGGGCCGGTGGTATGCGCGGCCGGAACTGGATGCGCTGCTCGCCAACGTTGCCGCGCAATACGACAGCGTCAGCGGCATGCCTGCCCGGTGATCTGCCCGCACCTTGTGACAAAGGTTGAATATTCGACCACGTATCGCCTGCTATCCTTGCTCACATCAAATGTTACATGCAAGGACTCGCCATGTTCACACCATCCCATCCACGCCGGCGTGGCGGCGCCGCCCTGATCACCCTCGCGTTTGCCCTGGCCGCCTGCGGCGGCGGTGGTGGCGGGAACACGCCTGTCGCCGGCGCCGGCAACACCGGCGGGTCGGCGCCGACGCCGCCCGCCGCGGCCGGCCCGGCGATCACGGCACAGCCCGTGTCGCAGACGGTCGTCGCGGGCCAGGCCGTCACGTTCGCCGTCGCGGCCGACAGCACGACGCTGAGCTACCAGTGGCAGCGCGACGGCAAGGATATTCCGGGCGCGACCGGCCTGACCTACACGCTGGCCAATCCGAAGCCTGCGGACAACGGCAGCAAGTTCACGGCCGTCGCGACCGGCGCGCGGGGCAGCACGACGAGCAGCGCGGCCGTCCTCAACGTATCGGTGCCGAAAGGCCTCGCGCTGGTGGCCGGCACGCCCGGCGGACCCGGCAACCTGGACGGCACGGACGGCGAGGTCGCGCTGTACGGCCTGCTCGCCCTCCAGCCGTCGGGGGCGCTGTTTCTCGTCGACGGCGTGGACGGTTTCCGATTCGCGTCCGGCCTGCGCGCCATCGACCTGGCCACGGGCGCCCTCACGACCGTGGAGCGCGACCCGGCGCTTCACGACGTGGCGGCCATCGCCGTCGACCCGGCCGGCAATCTCTACGACGCGCCGCAGGCGCCGGCGACGGCCGTGTACCGCACGCCGCCGGGCGGCAAGCGCGCGGTGTTCGCCGGCGCGGCCGACCAGGCAGGCAGCGCGGACGGCGCGGCGGCGACGGCGCGGTTCACCAGCGTGAACGGCTTCGCCATGGACGCCGCGGGCAACCTGTACGTCAACGACGGCCGCAAGAAGATCCGCAAGGTGGCACGGGACGGCAGCGTCGTCACCCTGGCCGGCGGCGGCGCCGGCGACATGGTGGACGGCACCGGCACCCAGGCGGCATTCCGGCAGATCGGCGCCATGGCGGCCGGCCGCGACGGCAGCCTGACGGTGATCGACGACGGGGTACTGCGCAGCGTGTCGCAGGCCGGCGTCGTGACGACCCGCAAGGTCGGCACCGTGGACGGCGGCCCGCTGTACCTGGCCGGCTTGAGCCTCACCGTTGACGGTGCCGGCAACGCCTATGTGCAGGATTGGTCGTACCCGCCCAAGATCCGCCGGATCGCCCCGGACGGCACGGTGACGGCCGTGGCCACCCTGCCCGCGTCCGGATCGAGCGGCACCCGTTACACCAACCTCGTGGCCGATGCCGCCGGCAACCTGTACGTGGGCGACGACAGCAGCCAGGTCATCCGCCGCATCACGCCGGCCGGCGTCGTGACCGATTTCGCCGGACGCGCCGTCAACCAGAGCAATGTCGACGGGACCGGACCGGCGGCGCGGTTTTCGCTGGCCGATACGCGCGCGTACGACACCCACTACGACCTCGCCACCGATGCCCAGGGCAACGTCTATGTGGGCCAGATCGACCGCATCCGCAAGGTGACCCCGGCCGGCGTGGTCGCCACGTTGCCCCTGCCACTCGGGAACCTCACGACCAGTTACTACCCGGCCAGCGAGGCCATCGACGGCAGCGTGCTGGCGGTGTCGAACGGCGTCATCTCGCGCATCGACGCCGCGGGCGTGTCCCATTTCATCGCCGGCCAGGCCGGGGTGAAAGGCGTCGCGGACGGCGTGGGTGCGAAGGCGACCTTCTCGAGTCCGACGCGGCTGATCGTGGACGGACTCGGCAACATCTACCTCAGCGATACCGTGACCGGTTCGATGACGGACGTGGGCGTCAAGACCTATCTGCGCAAGATCGCGCCGGACGGCACGGTCACCACGCTCCCCGACAGCATGTCGGGGCAACTCATCAGCAACTGCGCGCCGGACAAGGACGGCAAGTTCTGGAGCCTCGATACCCAATCGAATGTGCTGAGAATCGGTCCCGACGGCACGCGCACCGTCGTCCGGCCGGCGCACGACATCGCCGAGGGCGTGGACGGCGCCACCTGCGACCGCGCCGGCAACCTGTTCCTGGCCATGCACAGCGGGGCAAGCCTGTATTCGGTGCACAAGATCACGCCGGCGGGCACCGAGAGCGTCATCGCGGGCAATCCGGGCACCGAAGGCGTGCGCGCGGGCACGCCGGGCAGCCTCGCGCCCATCAACGCCGTCACGGTCGCACCCGACGGCACGGTGTACGTGATGAGCCAGGACGCGCTGGTGCGCATCCTGCAGTAGCGCCGCCGACCGCTCAGGAAGCCGGGCCGAGGTCCATCTCCCACGTCTCGTTGACCATGTCCTGGCCGAAGGCGTGCACGGGCTCCTCGGCCACCAGCGCATAGCCCTTGTTGCAGTAGATCCGGCGCGCTTCCTTCTGCTGGTCCGTGGTCCACAGGCGCATCTTGCGATAGCCGGCCGCGCGGGCGAAGCGGTGGCATTCGTCCACGAGGCGCGAACCGAGGCCGTAGCCGCGCGCCCGTTCCTCCACCAGCAGCAGGCGCAGCTTCCCCACACCCTCTTCGCCGTCGCGTGCCAGCGCGATGGAGCCGACCCGCTGGCCGTCCATCTCGGCGATCCAGCAATGTTCGCGGGCCGGATCGAAGTCGCGCTCGAACGCCGCACAGATCTCGCCGACCAGCGTTTCGAAGGAATCGTCCCAGCCGTTCTGCTGCGCATACAGGGCACCGTGGCGGCGCACGATCCAGTCCATGTCGCCGGCGCGGTGGGAACGCAGGACGAACGGCTGCGCGTACTTCATGCCGGCCTGGCCGTCGAGGAGTGAGCGGAT
This genomic stretch from Massilia putida harbors:
- a CDS encoding amidohydrolase family protein; translated protein: MFQFRRFLAVVAVAIHIAAPAHAEDSGPSPSVTAFVHVNVVTMDDQEVLRDRTVLVQDGTIAAIGTALPVPAGARVVDGGGTAYLSPGLADMHTHSTTKQDMAVYLANGVTTVLNMGDATQEFVAQIRPAIESGRIPGPHVVVAWRVDGTQRYGGLVLTTPDDARALVRLAQTNGYAFVKVYNDLSKDVFEALIDEGRRRHVPVVGHGVTSVGILRQLADGQVLVAHTEEFLYTAFSQAPAAHPNQAPADAEIPAMVRSVLATHAYVTADLNTYATIARQWGKPAVIDAFLAAPTTRYLSPDRRLGWRNDDYIRRKGELDTRLAFLARFTKALADGGVPLVVGTDAPSIPGLAPGFSVHDALDRLVAAGLTRRQALAAATRTPGEFFARYVPGTQPAGVLRAGNRADMLLSSGNPLDDLATLRKPLGVMVSGRWYARPELDALLANVAAQYDSVSGMPAR
- a CDS encoding NHL domain-containing protein; translation: MFTPSHPRRRGGAALITLAFALAACGGGGGGNTPVAGAGNTGGSAPTPPAAAGPAITAQPVSQTVVAGQAVTFAVAADSTTLSYQWQRDGKDIPGATGLTYTLANPKPADNGSKFTAVATGARGSTTSSAAVLNVSVPKGLALVAGTPGGPGNLDGTDGEVALYGLLALQPSGALFLVDGVDGFRFASGLRAIDLATGALTTVERDPALHDVAAIAVDPAGNLYDAPQAPATAVYRTPPGGKRAVFAGAADQAGSADGAAATARFTSVNGFAMDAAGNLYVNDGRKKIRKVARDGSVVTLAGGGAGDMVDGTGTQAAFRQIGAMAAGRDGSLTVIDDGVLRSVSQAGVVTTRKVGTVDGGPLYLAGLSLTVDGAGNAYVQDWSYPPKIRRIAPDGTVTAVATLPASGSSGTRYTNLVADAAGNLYVGDDSSQVIRRITPAGVVTDFAGRAVNQSNVDGTGPAARFSLADTRAYDTHYDLATDAQGNVYVGQIDRIRKVTPAGVVATLPLPLGNLTTSYYPASEAIDGSVLAVSNGVISRIDAAGVSHFIAGQAGVKGVADGVGAKATFSSPTRLIVDGLGNIYLSDTVTGSMTDVGVKTYLRKIAPDGTVTTLPDSMSGQLISNCAPDKDGKFWSLDTQSNVLRIGPDGTRTVVRPAHDIAEGVDGATCDRAGNLFLAMHSGASLYSVHKITPAGTESVIAGNPGTEGVRAGTPGSLAPINAVTVAPDGTVYVMSQDALVRILQ
- a CDS encoding bifunctional helix-turn-helix transcriptional regulator/GNAT family N-acetyltransferase is translated as MAAPVPDDRVAAVRSFNRFFTRQIGVLREGLLHSEFTLTEMRVLYELAHHGDQQPAALCRNLGLDRGYLSRIVARFEGAGLVAKVASATDGRAKVLRMTAHGRAVYEPLDRRSRDEVGDMLVRFDERDQLRMLAAMDTIRSLLDGQAGMKYAQPFVLRSHRAGDMDWIVRRHGALYAQQNGWDDSFETLVGEICAAFERDFDPAREHCWIAEMDGQRVGSIALARDGEEGVGKLRLLLVEERARGYGLGSRLVDECHRFARAAGYRKMRLWTTDQQKEARRIYCNKGYALVAEEPVHAFGQDMVNETWEMDLGPAS